One window from the genome of Enterococcus haemoperoxidus ATCC BAA-382 encodes:
- a CDS encoding DUF2871 domain-containing protein → MKKLVRVSMSYMIFGLLAGIFYREFTKWTGFTGETQLSVLHTHVLILGMFFFLIVLLLEKNFQLSKEKNYKKFYIIYNIGLGVTLLLMIVRGVLQVLDYPESAAISGIAGLGHIIITVGLAYFFQVLFKAVKE, encoded by the coding sequence ATGAAAAAGTTAGTTAGAGTAAGCATGTCTTATATGATATTCGGATTGTTGGCTGGTATTTTTTATCGTGAATTTACGAAATGGACAGGTTTTACTGGTGAAACACAACTTAGTGTTTTACACACACATGTCTTGATTTTAGGAATGTTCTTTTTCTTGATTGTTTTACTTTTAGAGAAGAATTTTCAATTGAGTAAAGAAAAAAATTATAAAAAATTCTATATTATTTATAATATTGGGTTAGGGGTCACATTACTGCTAATGATTGTTCGCGGTGTTTTACAAGTGTTAGATTATCCAGAATCTGCGGCTATCTCAGGAATCGCTGGGTTGGGTCATATCATCATTACGGTAGGATTAGCTTATTTCTTTCAAGTTTTGTTTAAAGCAGTTAAAGAATAA